Proteins from a genomic interval of Rosa chinensis cultivar Old Blush chromosome 2, RchiOBHm-V2, whole genome shotgun sequence:
- the LOC121051474 gene encoding uncharacterized protein LOC121051474, with protein sequence MSFGFIDTNVVDWPKDQLLVQDSAFIRYWINDSKEYENGEQIQASFIKMKKEDALDCYFHTISATHESILSPLWVAKHTGSEEWFIFYDRFTLSLRLTGTKRMRLSYILKKLVKGFKVHA encoded by the exons ATGAGTTTTGGGTTCATTGATACCAACGTAGTCGATTGGCCAAAGGACCAACTGCTTGTGCAG GATAGCGCTTTCATCAGATATTGGATCAATGATTCTAAAGAGTACGAGAATGGAGAACAAATTCAAGCAAGCTTTAtcaaaatgaagaaagaagacGCCTTAGACTGTTATTTTCACACCATTAGTGCCACTCATGAGAGCATTCTTTCCCCTCTATGGGTAGCAAAGCACACAGGAAGTGAAGAATGGTTCATATTTTATGACCGATTCACACTCTCACTCAGATTAACTGGAACCAAACGGATGAGACTAAGCTATATACTGAAG AAACTTGTTAAAGGCTTTAAAGTACATGCATGA
- the LOC112186856 gene encoding AAA-ATPase At2g18193 encodes MTMFPLNFESLNLTNMPTTASSLFSAYASLTAFIMLVRSIVDQLIPHELRYYIYSAFGRLFTPRPSDLTLIVDECCGMVQNQIYEAAEVYLRTKVSPLNDRLRVKKAPRQKNITVTIEKGEEIKDSFDGININWRFVCSGGENEQNSHAQQKRQFELTVNKKHRVKVIESYLPYVLDRAEAIKNEDKVVKLYSQEGSYDPYDDESNSDWSSINLDHPATLETLAVDAEVKRTIIEDLDRFLRRREFYKKVGKAWKRGYLLYGPPGTGKSSLIAAMANYLKFDIYDVELTSIKDNSELRRTLLTTTNRSILVIEDIDCSVEVQNRECEVEDHQPSNTKLTLSGLLNFIDGLWSSCGDERIIVFTTNHKHKIDPALLRPGRMDVHIHMSYCTPSGFRILASNYLGMHESNPHRLCGEVEELIESSKVTPAEIAEQLMKSEDADVALERLVDFLKRKKEESNKIGDEGTSKSEIQETDQNAEKWSSVSSDDELKSSLSDAQV; translated from the coding sequence ATGACAATGTTTCCACTCAATTTTGAGAGTCTCAATCTCACAAACATGCCCACAACGGCATCGTCCTTGTTCTCAGCCTATGCCTCCCTCACCGCATTCATAATGTTGGTCCGTTCCATAGTTGATCAGCTGATCCCCCACGAGCTCCGCTACTACATCTACTCGGCCTTCGGCCGCCTCTTCACCCCTCGCCCCTCCGACCTCACTCTCATCGTCGATGAGTGCTGCGGCATGGTTCAAAACCAAATCTATGAGGCGGCGGAGGTCTACCTCCGGACCAAGGTCAGTCCCCTAAACGACCGTCTCCGGGTGAAAAAGGCACCTCGGCAGAAGAACATTACCGTCACGATTGAAAAGGGTGAAGAAATCAAAGACAGTTTCGACGGGATAAACATCAACTGGCGTTTTGTGTGCAGCGGAGGAGAGAATGAGCAGAATAGCCATGCGCAACAGAAGCGTCAGTTTGAGCTGACAGTGAATAAGAAACATCGAGTCAAAGTAATCGAGTCCTACTTGCCGTATGTGCTTGACAGGGCCGAGGCCATTAAGAATGAGGACAAGGTTGTGAAGCTCTATAGCCAAGAGGGGTCTTATGATCCGTATGATGATGAATCCAATTCGGACTGGAGTTCGATAAATCTGGATCATCCGGCTACCTTGGAGACACTTGCCGTGGATGCCGAGGTTAAGAGAACGATCATTGAGGATTTGGATAGGTTTTTGAGGAGGAGAGAGTTTTATAAGAAGGTTGGGAAGGCCTGGAAAAGAGGGTACCTGTTGTATGGTCCACCCGGGACTGGCAAATCCAGCTTGATTGCTGCCATGGCTAATTATCTCAAGTTTGATATATATGATGTGGAGCTTACTAGTATTAAAGACAACTCGGAGTTGAGGAGGACACTGCTGACTACGACAAACCGTTCTATCTTGGTCATTGAGGATATTGATTGCAGTGTGGAGGTGCAAAACCGGGAATGTGAGGTGGAAGATCATCAACCATCTAACACCAAGTTAACACTCTCCGGCCTACTGAACTTTATAGATGGTTTGTGGTCAAGCTGCGGAGATGAGAGAATCATTGTGTTCACCACCAACCACAAGCACAAGATAGACCCGGCATTGTTGCGTCCTGGTCGAATGGATGTGCACATTCACATGTCATATTGCACTCCAAGCGGGTTCAGGATCTTGGCCTCTAACTACCTTGGTATGCATGAAAGCAATCCTCATCGCCTATGCGGAGAAGTTGAGGAGTTAATCGAGAGCTCAAAGGTCACCCCCGCGGAGATTGCTGAGCAGCTCATGAAGAGTGAGGATGCTGATGTTGCTCTTGAACGACTTGTCGATTTcctgaaaagaaagaaggaagagagcaaTAAAATTGGGGATGAAGGGACTAGTAAATCCGAAATTCAAGAAACAGATCAAAACGCAGAAAAGTGGAGCTCAGTCAGTAGCGATGATGAACTTAAATCTTCTCTTTCAGATGCTCAAGTATGA